In Streptomyces sp. NBC_00414, a single window of DNA contains:
- a CDS encoding SRPBCC family protein translates to MEHEVFVPVPVERLREALADPARVARALPGLQQDAGTAPVSGRLKVRFGGHSITYRGTLGVSPRDDGSYSVEADATEARGTGSVKLALTLALRPAEGGSTLTFTGTASADGRVTDLPADEVASATTRLLNRFAEHLATEPSSPDPAPAPDTGPSSPEETLAESAPDPDSEPVEESPSSHVPFAEGDFAGGFEDDGTSPPGAPAEAAHARRTMIGRSAEEVDHAPPRGRYAPVPAPESAGGSAALRWAAPAAAFALASAIVVGRALRKRR, encoded by the coding sequence ATGGAGCATGAGGTGTTCGTTCCGGTTCCCGTCGAGCGTCTGCGCGAGGCGCTCGCCGATCCCGCGCGGGTGGCCCGGGCGCTGCCCGGTCTCCAGCAGGACGCGGGGACGGCGCCCGTCTCCGGCCGCCTGAAAGTACGTTTCGGCGGGCACTCCATCACGTACCGCGGCACGCTCGGTGTCTCTCCGCGGGACGACGGCTCGTACTCCGTCGAGGCGGACGCCACGGAGGCCAGGGGTACGGGCTCGGTGAAGCTCGCGCTCACGCTGGCCCTCCGCCCGGCCGAGGGGGGCTCGACCCTCACCTTCACCGGTACGGCTTCTGCCGACGGCCGGGTCACCGATCTGCCGGCGGACGAGGTGGCGTCGGCGACGACCCGCCTGCTGAACCGCTTCGCGGAGCACTTGGCGACGGAGCCGTCGTCGCCGGATCCGGCTCCGGCTCCGGATACGGGACCGTCGTCGCCGGAAGAGACGCTCGCCGAGTCCGCGCCCGACCCCGACTCCGAGCCGGTGGAGGAGTCTCCCTCCTCGCACGTGCCGTTCGCGGAGGGCGACTTCGCCGGCGGTTTCGAGGACGACGGGACTTCGCCGCCGGGGGCACCGGCCGAGGCGGCGCACGCGCGGCGCACGATGATCGGCCGCAGCGCGGAGGAGGTCGACCATGCGCCGCCTCGGGGCCGGTACGCGCCCGTGCCGGCGCCCGAGTCCGCGGGCGGCAGCGCGGCCCTTCGCTGGGCCGCGCCCGCGGCGGCCTTCGCCCTGGCCTCGGCGATCGTGGTGGGCCGGGCCCTCCGCAAACGCCGCTGA
- a CDS encoding aldose epimerase family protein: MSNEDITLTAGDAQATVQPGNGGRIGGLTVGGVELLRQGPKFGCFPMVPWCGRTRDGRFLNGATPHQLPLNSPPHAIHGTARDGAWRTARTSADEAVITYDLVDPWPYAGRVTQVVKLTEDSLTLTMSVETYGDSFPAQIGWHPWFNRDLGGEEGVRVDFSAAWQEERGDDHLPTGRRIDPRPSPWDDCFGMPDGVDVTLTWPGRLELNVASREQWVVVYDEQEAAVCVEPQTGPPNGLNTLPRLVTPIEPLEAATTWTWRRL; encoded by the coding sequence GTGAGTAACGAAGACATCACGCTGACCGCCGGCGACGCGCAAGCGACCGTGCAGCCGGGCAACGGCGGACGAATCGGCGGACTGACAGTCGGCGGCGTCGAACTGCTGCGCCAGGGCCCCAAGTTCGGCTGCTTCCCCATGGTCCCGTGGTGCGGTCGCACCAGGGACGGCCGCTTCCTGAACGGCGCCACCCCCCACCAGCTCCCCCTCAACTCCCCACCGCACGCCATCCACGGCACCGCCCGCGACGGAGCCTGGCGCACGGCCCGTACGAGCGCCGACGAGGCCGTCATCACGTACGACCTCGTCGACCCCTGGCCGTACGCGGGCCGCGTCACCCAGGTCGTCAAGCTGACCGAGGACTCCCTGACGCTCACCATGTCGGTGGAGACGTACGGCGATTCGTTCCCGGCGCAGATCGGGTGGCATCCCTGGTTCAACCGCGACCTCGGTGGGGAGGAAGGCGTGCGCGTCGACTTCAGCGCCGCCTGGCAGGAGGAGCGCGGCGACGACCACCTGCCGACCGGCCGCCGGATCGACCCGCGGCCGAGCCCCTGGGACGACTGCTTCGGGATGCCCGACGGCGTCGACGTCACCCTCACCTGGCCCGGCCGGCTGGAGCTGAACGTGGCCAGCCGCGAGCAGTGGGTCGTCGTGTACGACGAGCAGGAGGCCGCGGTGTGCGTGGAGCCGCAGACCGGGCCGCCCAACGGCCTCAACACCCTGCCCCGCCTGGTCACCCCCATCGAGCCCCTCGAAGCCGCGACCACCTGGACCTGGCGCCGCCTCTAA
- the pyrE gene encoding orotate phosphoribosyltransferase: MSDDARGELLQQIKDKAVVHGKVTLSSGIEADYYVDLRRITLDGEAAPLVGQVLLDLTADLDFDAVGGLTMGADPVAGALLHAAAARGRRLDAFVVRKEAKAHGLQRRVEGPEIAGRRVLVVEDTSTTGGSPLAAVEAVREAGAEVVGVATIVDRATGAAEKIQEAAGVPYLFAYSKDELGLV, from the coding sequence ATGAGCGACGACGCACGCGGCGAGCTGCTGCAGCAGATCAAGGACAAGGCCGTGGTCCACGGCAAGGTGACCCTCTCCTCCGGGATCGAGGCCGACTACTACGTCGACCTGCGACGGATCACCCTGGACGGCGAGGCCGCCCCGCTGGTCGGCCAGGTGCTGCTCGACCTGACGGCGGACCTGGACTTCGACGCGGTCGGCGGCCTCACCATGGGCGCCGACCCGGTGGCCGGGGCCCTGCTGCACGCCGCCGCCGCGCGCGGCCGGCGCCTGGACGCCTTCGTCGTCCGCAAGGAGGCCAAGGCGCACGGCCTGCAGCGCAGGGTCGAGGGCCCGGAGATCGCGGGCCGCCGCGTACTCGTCGTCGAGGACACCTCGACCACCGGCGGCTCCCCGCTCGCCGCCGTCGAGGCCGTGCGCGAGGCCGGCGCCGAGGTCGTGGGCGTGGCGACGATCGTCGACCGCGCCACCGGCGCCGCGGAGAAGATCCAGGAAGCCGCCGGGGTCCCGTACCTCTTCGCGTACTCCAAGGACGAGCTGGGTCTCGTCTGA
- the fbaA gene encoding class II fructose-bisphosphate aldolase, translating into MPIATPEVYNEMLDRAKAGKFAYPAINVTSTQTLHAALRGFAEAESDGIIQISTGGAEFLGGQHKKDMVTGAVALAEFAHIVAKKYDVTVALHTDHCPKDKLDGYVRPLLAVSEERVKAGQNPLFQSHMWDGSAETLDDNLAIAQELLARAAAAKIILEVEITPTGGEEDGVTHEINDSLYTTVDDAFRTVEALGLGEKGRYLLAASFGNVHGVYKPGNVVLRPELLKELNEGVAAKYNKPSPFDFVFHGGSGSTEEEIRTALENGVVKMNIDTDTQYAFTRPVADHMFRNYDGVLKVDGEVGNKKTYDPRTWGKLAEGSMAARVTQACGNLRSTGTKIK; encoded by the coding sequence ATGCCCATCGCAACCCCCGAGGTCTACAACGAGATGCTCGACCGGGCGAAGGCAGGCAAGTTCGCCTACCCGGCCATCAATGTGACCTCGACGCAGACCCTGCACGCTGCGCTCCGCGGCTTCGCGGAGGCCGAGAGCGACGGCATCATCCAGATCTCCACCGGCGGTGCGGAGTTCCTGGGCGGCCAGCACAAGAAGGACATGGTCACCGGCGCGGTCGCCCTCGCCGAGTTCGCGCACATCGTCGCCAAGAAGTACGACGTCACCGTCGCCCTGCACACGGACCACTGCCCGAAGGACAAGCTCGACGGGTACGTGCGTCCGCTGCTCGCGGTCTCCGAGGAGCGCGTCAAGGCCGGTCAGAACCCGCTGTTCCAGTCCCACATGTGGGACGGCTCCGCGGAGACCCTCGACGACAACCTGGCCATCGCCCAGGAGCTGCTGGCCCGCGCCGCCGCCGCGAAGATCATCCTTGAGGTCGAGATCACCCCGACCGGTGGCGAGGAGGACGGCGTCACGCACGAGATCAACGACTCCCTCTACACCACGGTCGACGACGCGTTCCGTACGGTCGAGGCCCTGGGCCTGGGCGAGAAGGGCCGCTACCTGCTGGCCGCGTCCTTCGGCAACGTGCACGGCGTCTACAAGCCGGGCAACGTCGTCCTGCGTCCCGAGCTCCTCAAGGAGCTGAACGAAGGCGTGGCGGCGAAGTACAACAAGCCGTCCCCGTTCGACTTCGTCTTCCACGGCGGCTCCGGCTCCACCGAGGAGGAGATCCGCACGGCCCTGGAGAACGGCGTCGTGAAGATGAACATCGACACGGACACGCAGTACGCGTTCACGCGCCCGGTCGCGGACCACATGTTCCGCAACTACGACGGCGTCCTGAAGGTCGACGGCGAGGTCGGCAACAAGAAGACGTACGACCCCCGCACCTGGGGCAAGCTCGCCGAGGGCTCGATGGCCGCGCGCGTCACCCAGGCCTGCGGCAACCTGCGTTCCACGGGCACGAAGATCAAGTAA
- a CDS encoding MFS transporter, whose translation MSSASGKWILLTTVLGSSMAMLDSTVVNVALPTIGRDLDADLAGLQWTVNAYMLTLAGLILLGGALGDRFGRRKVFVVGVVWFAAASLLCGLAPNAGVLVAARALQGVGGALLTPGSLALIQASFHPDDRARAVGLWSGFGGIGAAVGPFLGGWLVDGPGWRWVFLLNVPLALLCAPIALRHVPESKDGRVHGRGFDVLGAALGALALALVTYALIEAPGGSVPVVAVTAAAGVAAGVAFVAVEKRRADPMMPLDIFASRQFTAVNLVTLCVYAAFGGFFFLSAVQLQVVAGYSALGAGTALLPTTVLMLLLSARSGELAQRIGPRIPLTVGPLLCATAMLLMLRVGEDASYVSDVLPAVLVLGTGMVTLVAPLTATVLASVDTGRAGLASGINNAAARAAGLVAVAALPLLAGMGEEAYRSADAFDDAFRRAMPLCAGILVVGAVIAFATVRKPPPGCLRPECLTHGSVTAPPLEPNRSRGRLE comes from the coding sequence ATGTCCTCCGCCTCGGGCAAGTGGATCCTGCTGACCACGGTCCTCGGATCGAGCATGGCGATGCTGGACTCGACCGTGGTGAACGTCGCGCTGCCGACCATCGGCCGCGACCTCGACGCCGACCTGGCCGGCCTCCAGTGGACCGTCAACGCCTACATGCTGACCCTCGCCGGCCTGATCCTGCTGGGCGGCGCCCTGGGCGACCGCTTCGGACGGCGGAAGGTGTTCGTCGTCGGCGTGGTCTGGTTCGCGGCGGCCTCCCTGCTGTGCGGTCTCGCGCCGAACGCGGGCGTGCTCGTCGCGGCCCGTGCGCTCCAGGGGGTCGGCGGCGCGCTGCTCACCCCCGGCTCGCTGGCCCTCATCCAGGCGTCCTTCCACCCGGACGACCGGGCGCGGGCCGTCGGCCTGTGGTCCGGTTTCGGCGGTATCGGCGCGGCCGTCGGCCCGTTCCTGGGCGGCTGGCTGGTGGACGGCCCCGGCTGGCGCTGGGTGTTCCTCCTGAACGTCCCGCTCGCCCTGCTGTGCGCCCCGATCGCCCTCAGACACGTACCGGAGTCGAAGGACGGCCGGGTGCACGGGCGCGGCTTCGACGTGCTCGGCGCCGCCCTCGGCGCACTGGCGCTGGCCCTGGTGACGTACGCCCTCATCGAGGCGCCGGGCGGCTCGGTGCCCGTGGTGGCGGTGACGGCGGCGGCCGGTGTCGCGGCGGGGGTCGCCTTCGTGGCAGTGGAGAAGCGGCGGGCCGACCCGATGATGCCGCTCGACATCTTCGCGTCCCGCCAGTTCACGGCGGTCAACCTCGTCACCCTGTGCGTGTACGCGGCCTTCGGCGGGTTCTTCTTCCTCTCCGCGGTCCAGCTCCAGGTGGTGGCCGGATACTCGGCCCTGGGCGCCGGTACGGCGCTGCTGCCGACCACCGTCCTGATGCTGCTGCTGTCGGCCCGCTCGGGCGAGCTGGCCCAGCGCATCGGCCCGCGCATCCCGCTCACCGTCGGCCCGCTGCTGTGCGCGACCGCGATGCTGCTGATGCTGAGAGTGGGCGAGGACGCCTCGTACGTGTCCGACGTGCTGCCCGCCGTCCTGGTGCTCGGCACCGGCATGGTGACGCTCGTCGCGCCCCTCACCGCGACCGTGCTGGCCTCCGTGGACACCGGCCGGGCGGGGCTCGCCAGCGGCATCAACAACGCGGCGGCCCGCGCCGCCGGTCTCGTCGCGGTGGCCGCGCTGCCGCTGCTGGCCGGGATGGGTGAGGAGGCGTACCGGTCGGCGGACGCCTTCGACGACGCGTTCCGGCGGGCCATGCCCCTGTGCGCGGGCATCCTGGTGGTGGGCGCGGTGATCGCCTTCGCGACCGTGCGCAAGCCCCCGCCGGGCTGTCTGCGCCCGGAATGCCTCACGCACGGCAGTGTGACGGCTCCGCCGCTGGAGCCGAACCGGTCGCGGGGGCGGCTGGAGTAG
- a CDS encoding DUF3151 domain-containing protein yields the protein MAIHENLLGGPPPTHLPDDPEPRELLANGTAPADVAAKYPTSSLAWAQLADEAYERGSVVESYAYARTGYHRGLDSLRRGGWKGHGPVPWEHEPNRGFLRALHGLARAAQAIGEQAEYERCAQFLKDSSPAAAQTLG from the coding sequence ATGGCCATTCACGAGAACCTTCTCGGGGGACCGCCCCCGACCCACCTGCCCGACGACCCGGAGCCGCGCGAGCTCCTCGCGAACGGCACGGCGCCCGCCGATGTCGCCGCGAAGTACCCGACGTCCTCCCTCGCCTGGGCCCAGCTGGCCGACGAGGCGTACGAGCGCGGCAGCGTCGTCGAGTCGTACGCGTACGCCCGTACCGGCTACCACCGGGGCCTCGACTCCCTGCGCCGCGGCGGCTGGAAGGGCCACGGCCCGGTGCCGTGGGAGCACGAGCCGAACCGCGGCTTCCTGCGCGCCCTGCACGGTCTCGCCCGCGCCGCCCAGGCGATCGGCGAGCAGGCGGAGTACGAGCGCTGCGCGCAGTTCCTGAAGGACTCCTCCCCGGCCGCAGCCCAGACCCTGGGCTAG
- a CDS encoding tryptophan 2,3-dioxygenase family protein, with translation MSQQAQHGEAHKTASEPETPHLDFQGTTPYEDYVQADVLTHLQHTLSDDPGEMVFLVTTQVMELWFTVIVHEWETAAKALREDRIPVAVAALKRSVRELEALNASWKPLGQLTPAQFNSYRSALGEGSGFQSAMYRRMEFLLGDKSASMLVPHRGAPRVHAELEKALHEPSLYDEVLRLLSRRGHAIPPSVVQRDVSGRYDPSPEVEAVWTDLYAGDESSELARLGEALTDVAELVWRWRNDHLVATRRAMGSKTGTGGSAGVAWLEKRARKNVFPELWTARSHV, from the coding sequence ATGTCCCAACAGGCTCAGCACGGCGAGGCCCACAAAACGGCTTCGGAGCCCGAGACCCCGCATCTCGACTTCCAGGGAACGACTCCCTACGAGGACTACGTCCAGGCGGACGTCCTGACCCACCTCCAGCACACCCTCTCCGACGACCCCGGAGAGATGGTCTTCCTGGTGACCACCCAGGTCATGGAGCTGTGGTTCACCGTCATCGTGCACGAGTGGGAGACCGCGGCGAAGGCGCTGCGCGAGGACCGGATACCGGTCGCGGTGGCGGCCCTGAAACGGTCGGTACGGGAGCTGGAGGCGCTGAACGCCTCCTGGAAGCCCCTCGGCCAGCTCACTCCGGCCCAGTTCAACTCGTACCGCAGCGCCCTCGGTGAGGGCTCCGGCTTCCAGTCGGCCATGTACCGGCGGATGGAGTTCCTGCTCGGCGACAAGTCCGCGTCCATGCTCGTGCCGCACCGGGGCGCGCCCCGCGTCCACGCCGAGCTGGAGAAGGCCCTGCACGAGCCGAGCCTGTACGACGAGGTGCTGCGGCTCCTCTCGCGGCGCGGCCACGCGATACCGCCCTCGGTCGTCCAGCGGGACGTCTCCGGTCGCTACGATCCCTCTCCCGAGGTCGAGGCCGTCTGGACGGACCTCTACGCGGGCGACGAGAGCTCCGAACTGGCCCGCCTCGGCGAGGCGTTGACCGATGTCGCCGAGCTGGTCTGGCGCTGGCGCAACGACCACCTGGTCGCCACCCGCCGCGCGATGGGCTCCAAGACGGGCACCGGCGGCTCGGCGGGCGTGGCCTGGCTGGAGAAGCGGGCCCGCAAGAACGTGTTCCCCGAGCTGTGGACGGCCAGGTCCCATGTCTGA
- the kynU gene encoding kynureninase: MSEPAGEAKGSRESLEGRAAALDATDELGKLRAQFVLDDTVYLDGNSLGALPRSVPGRVEDVVRRQWGSLRIRSWDESGWWTAPERIGDRIAPLVGAAPGQIVVGDSTSVNVFKAVVGAVRLAGGGGEGREGAGVRDEILVDATTFPTDGYIAASAARMTGRTLRPVAPEEVPDALSGRTAAVLLNHVDYRTGRLHDLPSLTAAIRAAGAVSVWDLCHSAGALPVGLDEHGVDLAVGCTYKYLNGGPGSPAYLYVRRDHQSRFDSPLPGWNSHADPFGMTPDHVPASGALRGRVGTPDILSMLALEAALEVWDDVSIDAVRTKSLALTDFFLECVEAYVLDGAVEPVTPSAHAERGSQVALRCADAGRVMRRLIEQGVIGDFREPNILRFGFTPLYVGFGDAERAARILSRTL, encoded by the coding sequence ATGTCTGAGCCGGCCGGGGAAGCAAAGGGATCAAGAGAATCGCTTGAGGGCCGGGCGGCGGCGCTGGACGCCACCGACGAACTGGGCAAGCTGCGCGCGCAGTTCGTCCTCGACGACACGGTGTACCTGGACGGGAACTCGCTCGGCGCCCTGCCGCGCTCGGTGCCCGGCCGGGTCGAGGACGTCGTGCGCCGGCAGTGGGGTTCGCTGCGGATCCGGTCCTGGGACGAGAGCGGCTGGTGGACGGCGCCGGAACGGATCGGCGACCGGATCGCGCCGCTGGTGGGCGCGGCGCCCGGCCAGATCGTCGTCGGCGACTCGACCAGTGTGAACGTGTTCAAGGCGGTCGTGGGCGCGGTGCGCCTCGCCGGCGGGGGTGGAGAGGGCCGGGAGGGGGCGGGCGTCCGGGACGAGATCCTGGTCGACGCGACGACGTTCCCCACGGACGGCTACATCGCCGCGTCGGCGGCCCGGATGACGGGCCGCACCCTGCGCCCCGTGGCGCCGGAGGAGGTCCCGGACGCCCTGAGCGGACGCACGGCCGCGGTGCTCCTGAACCACGTCGACTACCGCACGGGCCGCCTGCACGACCTGCCGTCGCTGACGGCCGCGATCCGCGCGGCGGGCGCCGTGTCCGTCTGGGACCTGTGCCACAGCGCGGGCGCCCTGCCGGTCGGCCTCGACGAACACGGCGTGGACCTGGCGGTCGGCTGCACCTACAAGTACCTGAACGGCGGCCCGGGTTCACCGGCGTACCTCTATGTCCGCCGCGACCACCAGTCCCGCTTCGACTCCCCGCTGCCGGGCTGGAACTCCCACGCCGACCCCTTCGGCATGACCCCGGACCACGTACCGGCCTCCGGCGCCCTCCGCGGCCGCGTCGGCACCCCCGACATCCTCTCCATGCTCGCCCTGGAGGCAGCCCTGGAGGTCTGGGACGACGTCTCGATCGATGCGGTCCGCACCAAGTCCCTCGCCCTGACGGACTTCTTCCTCGAATGCGTCGAGGCGTACGTGCTCGATGGCGCCGTTGAGCCGGTGACACCGTCCGCCCACGCGGAACGGGGCAGCCAGGTCGCCCTGCGGTGCGCCGACGCGGGCCGGGTGATGCGACGCCTGATCGAGCAGGGCGTGATCGGCGACTTCCGCGAACCGAACATCCTGCGCTTCGGCTTCACACCGCTGTATGTCGGCTTCGGAGACGCGGAGAGGGCGGCGAGGATCCTGAGCCGGACGCTCTGA